The Mesorhizobium sp. M1D.F.Ca.ET.043.01.1.1 genome contains a region encoding:
- a CDS encoding nuclear transport factor 2 family protein has product MNALRHATFAAGLALAPVDAGGAEPAGWQALADERAVIRIADAIDRAVDAQDWKLARSYFADRVTADFSSLSGQPAATIASDDLIGAWADNLKGSKTSLHLRTNHQVVIEADAATVRSNGYAWNRMEGNGEPLWEVWGTYEHHLVRSSAGWKVDGFTFRMTHERGNPWVKSTPGQ; this is encoded by the coding sequence ATGAATGCGTTGAGACATGCGACCTTCGCGGCAGGACTGGCGCTGGCGCCGGTCGATGCCGGCGGAGCCGAACCGGCCGGCTGGCAGGCGCTCGCCGACGAGCGCGCCGTCATCCGCATTGCCGATGCCATCGACCGCGCCGTCGACGCGCAGGACTGGAAGCTGGCGCGCAGCTATTTCGCCGACCGCGTAACCGCGGACTTCAGCAGTCTATCCGGGCAGCCTGCGGCCACCATCGCCTCCGACGACCTGATCGGCGCATGGGCGGACAATCTCAAGGGCAGCAAGACCAGCCTGCATCTGCGCACCAACCATCAGGTCGTCATCGAGGCCGATGCGGCGACCGTTCGTTCCAACGGCTATGCCTGGAACCGGATGGAGGGCAATGGCGAACCGCTGTGGGAAGTGTGGGGCACTTATGAGCACCATCTTGTCCGCTCCAGCGCCGGCTGGAAGGTCGACGGCTTCACCTTCCGCATGACGCATGAACGCGGCAATCCCTGGGTCAAGTCGACCCCCGGCCAGTAA
- a CDS encoding aldo/keto reductase, with protein sequence MSMTYYTLGNSGLRVSRLALGTMTFGTEWGWGADRETARAMFDAYVEAGGNFFDTADLYTGGTAETWLGEFVAERGLRDKAVIATKFTMNMDPGNPNAGGNGRKNIMRAVDASLKRLGTDYIDLYLMHVWDRLTPAEEVLRTLDDLVRAGKIRHIGLSDVPAWYAGRAQAVAELRGYEPISALQLEYSLTERTIEHEFVPFATRHGAGIMVWSPLASGLLSGKYRPTQTGNAGRLDGFRNTTHPGFQKFSDRNWAIVAELERVAAELGRSMAQVALNWTATQPGIATVILGATKLAQLQDNLAALDFSIAPELRKRLDSASSMPAPFPHSYFGPEIQGRVTGGAATGDKPSGYSLPVLIEGEAVSVRSN encoded by the coding sequence ATGAGCATGACCTATTACACGCTCGGCAACAGCGGCCTGCGCGTCAGCCGGCTGGCGCTGGGCACGATGACCTTCGGCACCGAATGGGGCTGGGGCGCCGACCGGGAAACCGCCCGCGCTATGTTCGATGCCTATGTCGAGGCAGGCGGCAATTTCTTCGACACCGCCGATCTCTATACGGGCGGCACGGCCGAGACCTGGCTCGGCGAATTCGTCGCCGAGCGCGGCTTGCGCGACAAGGCGGTGATCGCCACCAAATTCACGATGAACATGGATCCCGGCAATCCGAATGCCGGCGGCAATGGCCGCAAGAACATCATGCGCGCGGTCGACGCTTCGCTGAAGCGGCTCGGGACCGACTATATCGACCTTTATCTCATGCACGTGTGGGACAGGCTGACGCCGGCCGAGGAGGTGCTGCGTACGCTGGACGACCTCGTTCGCGCGGGCAAGATACGCCATATCGGCCTTTCCGACGTGCCGGCCTGGTATGCCGGCCGGGCGCAGGCGGTCGCCGAGCTGCGCGGCTATGAGCCGATCTCGGCCCTGCAGCTCGAATATTCGCTGACCGAGCGGACGATCGAGCATGAATTCGTGCCTTTCGCCACACGTCACGGCGCCGGCATCATGGTCTGGAGCCCGCTGGCCAGCGGGCTCCTCAGCGGCAAGTACCGGCCGACGCAGACCGGGAATGCCGGACGGCTCGACGGTTTCCGCAACACCACGCATCCGGGCTTCCAGAAATTCAGCGACCGCAACTGGGCGATCGTGGCGGAGCTAGAAAGGGTGGCGGCCGAACTCGGCCGCAGCATGGCGCAGGTGGCGCTCAACTGGACGGCGACGCAGCCCGGTATCGCCACCGTCATCCTCGGCGCGACGAAGCTTGCCCAGTTGCAGGACAATCTCGCGGCGCTCGACTTTTCGATTGCCCCGGAGCTCCGCAAGCGGCTCGATTCGGCGAGCAGCATGCCGGCGCCGTTCCCGCATTCCTATTTCGGGCCGGAGATCCAGGGGAGGGTGACCGGAGGCGCCGCGACCGGCGACAAACCGTCCGGCTACTCCCTGCCGGTCCTGATCGAAGGCGAGGCGGTCAGCGTCCGCAGCAATTGA
- the pyrH gene encoding UMP kinase codes for MTVKPLYRRVLLKASGEALMGEQHFGIDVSVVDRIAADIAEARALGIEVGVVIGGGNIFRGVAVASKGGDRVTGDHMGMLATVINSLALRTSLNKIGVDAVVLSAIAMPELCESFSQRQATAYMNQGKVVIFAGGTGNPFFTTDSAAALRAAEIGADALFKGTQVDGVYSADPKKDPNAVRFDRISHAEVIKRGLTIMDTAAIALARENNIPIIVYSIHEKGGFGEILRGGGRCTIVADN; via the coding sequence ATGACGGTGAAGCCCCTCTATCGACGTGTCTTGCTGAAAGCTTCGGGTGAAGCGCTGATGGGCGAACAGCATTTCGGCATCGATGTGTCGGTCGTCGATCGCATCGCCGCCGACATCGCCGAGGCGCGCGCGCTCGGCATCGAGGTCGGCGTGGTCATCGGCGGCGGCAACATCTTCCGCGGCGTGGCCGTCGCCTCCAAGGGCGGCGACCGCGTCACCGGTGACCACATGGGAATGCTCGCCACCGTTATCAACTCGCTGGCACTGCGCACCTCGCTGAACAAGATCGGCGTCGATGCCGTCGTGCTTTCAGCCATAGCCATGCCGGAGCTCTGCGAGAGTTTTTCCCAGCGCCAGGCGACCGCCTATATGAACCAGGGCAAGGTGGTGATCTTCGCCGGCGGCACCGGCAATCCGTTCTTCACCACCGATTCGGCTGCGGCGCTTCGCGCCGCCGAGATCGGCGCCGACGCGCTGTTCAAGGGCACCCAGGTCGACGGCGTCTATTCGGCCGACCCGAAGAAGGATCCGAACGCGGTGCGATTCGACCGCATAAGTCATGCCGAAGTCATCAAACGCGGGCTTACGATCATGGATACGGCCGCGATTGCACTTGCGCGCGAAAACAACATTCCGATAATCGTCTATTCGATCCACGAAAAGGGTGGTTTCGGCGAAATTCTGAGGGGTGGCGGCCGTTGTACGATCGTCGCGGACAATTGA